The proteins below are encoded in one region of Paraburkholderia aromaticivorans:
- a CDS encoding L-lactate MFS transporter encodes MSSITEPSGNSGSAPFFSKQATVAKPGFSRWMVPPAALAVHLCIGQAYAFSVFSGPLTKVIGITQSSADDWSLTSLGWIFSLAIVFLGLSAAFAGKWLERVGPRRTMFTAACCFGGGFLVSALGVYLHQIVLLYLGYGVIGGIGLGLGYVSPVSTLIRWFPDRRGMATGMAIMGFGGGAMIAAPLSVALMNHFRSATSIGVAETFVVLGIAYFISMTIGALAIRVPPADWKPAGWTPGATGQNKMISRNHVHIDQALKTPQFYLIWLVLFLNVTAGIGILGQASVMIQESFKDTVTAAAAAGFVGLLSLFNMGGRFVWASASDWIGRKNTYFIFFALGAVLYYLVPGFAASGHIALFVLAYCVILTMYGGGFSTVPAYLADMFGTAFVGGIHGRLLTAWAAAGVAGPVLVNYIRAYEVAQGVAKADAYTMTVHIMAVLLVVGFVCNLLIKRVDDKHHMTDAQLAKGA; translated from the coding sequence ATGAGCAGCATCACCGAGCCGAGCGGGAATTCAGGCTCCGCCCCCTTCTTTTCCAAACAGGCCACCGTTGCGAAGCCAGGTTTTTCGCGCTGGATGGTTCCGCCCGCGGCCCTTGCCGTCCACCTCTGTATCGGCCAGGCGTACGCCTTTTCCGTGTTCAGCGGCCCGCTGACCAAGGTCATCGGCATTACCCAATCCAGCGCGGATGACTGGTCGCTGACGTCGCTCGGCTGGATCTTTTCGCTGGCGATCGTGTTCCTCGGCTTGTCGGCGGCCTTCGCCGGCAAGTGGCTCGAACGCGTCGGCCCGCGCCGCACGATGTTTACCGCCGCATGCTGCTTCGGCGGCGGCTTCCTGGTTTCCGCGCTCGGCGTGTATCTGCATCAGATCGTGCTGCTCTATCTCGGCTACGGCGTGATCGGCGGAATCGGGCTGGGCCTCGGTTATGTGTCGCCCGTGTCCACGCTGATCCGCTGGTTCCCGGACCGCCGCGGCATGGCGACCGGCATGGCGATCATGGGCTTCGGCGGTGGCGCGATGATCGCCGCGCCGTTGTCCGTGGCGTTGATGAACCACTTCCGCAGCGCGACCAGCATCGGCGTGGCCGAGACGTTCGTCGTGCTCGGCATCGCCTACTTCATCTCGATGACGATCGGCGCGCTCGCGATCCGCGTGCCGCCGGCGGACTGGAAGCCGGCCGGCTGGACGCCGGGCGCCACCGGCCAGAACAAGATGATCTCGCGCAATCACGTGCATATCGATCAGGCGTTGAAGACGCCGCAGTTCTATCTGATCTGGCTCGTGCTGTTCCTGAACGTGACGGCCGGCATCGGCATTCTCGGCCAGGCCTCGGTGATGATTCAGGAGAGCTTCAAGGACACGGTGACGGCAGCCGCGGCGGCCGGCTTCGTCGGCCTGCTGTCGCTCTTCAATATGGGCGGCCGTTTCGTGTGGGCGTCGGCGTCGGACTGGATCGGCCGTAAGAACACCTACTTCATCTTCTTCGCGCTCGGCGCGGTGCTGTATTACCTCGTGCCGGGTTTCGCGGCGTCGGGCCACATCGCCCTCTTCGTACTCGCCTACTGCGTAATCCTGACGATGTACGGCGGCGGTTTCTCCACCGTGCCGGCCTATCTCGCCGACATGTTCGGCACGGCATTCGTCGGCGGCATTCACGGGCGGCTGCTGACGGCGTGGGCCGCGGCGGGCGTCGCCGGTCCGGTGCTGGTGAACTACATTCGCGCCTATGAAGTCGCGCAAGGCGTCGCCAAGGCGGACGCCTACACGATGACCGTTCACATCATGGCCGTGCTGCTGGTAGTCGGCTTCGTCTGCAACCTGCTGATCAAGCGTGTGGACGACAAGCACCACATGACCGACGCACAACTCGCCAAAGGCGCTTAA
- a CDS encoding MFS transporter small subunit, producing the protein MSTIQAVNQTSKVKLAVFWLYVTLPLAWGVVNTLSQAMKLFK; encoded by the coding sequence ATGTCGACCATTCAAGCAGTGAATCAGACCAGCAAGGTCAAACTCGCCGTCTTCTGGCTGTATGTAACGCTGCCGCTGGCATGGGGCGTGGTCAATACGCTCTCGCAGGCGATGAAGCTCTTCAAGTAA